In Montipora capricornis isolate CH-2021 chromosome 4, ASM3666992v2, whole genome shotgun sequence, a single genomic region encodes these proteins:
- the LOC138044859 gene encoding uncharacterized protein has product MKMLAMLGGELPNSARFFSTFADVSKDNCTDLKGTFLSHPSLSQGSTIRPPRTQTMWKPWKYEERIKIANEVVKFKKSLSEKQLKEKQFRSKVTEFIARKNSRQEFVPLIGKLIDLAHVEPLHIKNNAWQYFFKGVLKEAVGKSNLSDSCKKFADIPNDSIVSRVVTALKFEVKAKCLARKVKKWYDETQGKGQDLQYRFTGKDSRLLCHNFMRLIKWLSSENDSHQQRKTVLIFAYLGLRLRDCVSLFSRFDITVEQFKKLSISAREYYRVNALFLPTSVNPTVWTIGHIIPAHTKEVHEKYGQGLGIVTMEGREAKHIALKKLSENTFYKRRWYEIFKHEFVMLVWLPEQGFNLSTYKHNAVYIPDRVFSDPRFCYCNLEKASPTDEKCAFCGDPIMKFIQQSVELGKVLPQMLGDTRT; this is encoded by the coding sequence ATGAAGATGTTGGCTATGCTGGGGGGAGAACTACCCAACAGTGCAAGATTTTTCTCAACTTTTGCAGATGTTTCAAAAGACAACTGCACTGATTTAAAGGGGACATTTTTATCCCACCCAAGTTTGTCACAGGGAAGTACCATCCGGCCACCAAGGACACAGACCATGTGGAAGCCTTGGAAATATGAAGAGAGGATCAAAATTGCAAATGAGGttgtcaaatttaaaaaatcctTGTCTGAGAAACAACTTAAGGAGAAACAATTTCGAAGCAAAGTCACAGAATTTATTGCTCGTAAGAATAGTCGACAAGAATTTGTACCTTTAATTGGGAAATTGATTGATCTCGCCCATGTGGAGCCTTTACATATTAAGAATAATGCATGGCAGTATTTCTTTAAGGGGGTTCTGAAAGAGGCAGTTGGAAAATCAAATCTTTCAGACAGCTGCAAAAAGTTTGCAGACATTCCAAATGATAGCATTGTCTCTAGAGTTGTAACTGCACTGAAGTTTGAGGTAAAGGCCAAATGTTTGGCAAGAAAGGTAAAGAAGTGGTACGACGAAACACAGGGTAAGGGTCAGGATCTCCAGTATAGATTTACTGGAAAAGATTCTAGGCTACTTTGCCACAATTTTATGAGACTGATTAAATGGCTTAGTAGTGAAAATGATTCTCACCAACAAAGGAAAACAGTTCTGATTTTTGCATACCTTGGACTGAGACTAAGGGATTGTGTCTCACTCTTCAGTAGGTTTGATATTACTGTTGAACAGTTTAAAAAACTAAGCATTAGTGCTCGTGAATATTATCGGGTGAATGCATTGTTTCTCCCTACCTCTGTAAACCCTACTGTGTGGACAATTGGACACATCATTCCTGCCCACACTAAAGAGGTACATGAGAAATATGGGCAAGGGCTTGGTATCGTAACAATGGAAGGGAGGGAGGCAAAACATATTGCTTTGAAAAAACTAAGCGAAAATACATTTTATAAAAGGCGCTGGTATGAGATTTTCAAGCACGAGTTTGTAATGTTAGTGTGGCTTCCTGAACAAGGGTTCAACCTTAGTACATACAAGCATAATGCTGTATACATCCCAGACAGGGTGTTTTCAGACCCAAGGTTTTGCTACTGCAATCTAGAGAAAGCTAGTCCCACTGATGAAAAATGTGCATTCTGTGGTGATCCAATTATGAAATTTATCCAACAGAGTGTTGAGCTGGGAAAAGTTTTACCGCAGATGTTAGGTGACACCAGgacatag